In one window of Apium graveolens cultivar Ventura unplaced genomic scaffold, ASM990537v1 ctg2057, whole genome shotgun sequence DNA:
- the LOC141700293 gene encoding uncharacterized protein LOC141700293, whose protein sequence is MESWSLYTNGASNVNGTCLGLVLKSPQGDTLAYSICCEFKATNNESEYEALIIGLTTAVDMKIVHIEVNCDSLLIFNHIKGEYEAKDCKMLAYLEIVKELQGKFDSFSIQQIPREQNSQADALAGLSVVLKKENVLTVLVIHVLEPATVRAKKERDVTIMAIDNYEERESWTQKYKDYITKGELPKDNNEEKSLKIKATRFTIIDDILFKKSMTGLIQRCLEESEANDVLRDIHEGDCGNHSGGRSLSYKVLRMGYYRPTLK, encoded by the coding sequence ATGGAGTCGTGGTCATTGTACACTAACGGAGCCTCAAATGTGAATGGGACATGTTTGGGTTTGGTATTGAAGTCGCCACAGGGGGACACCTTAGCCTATTCCATTTGTTGTGAATTTAAGGCTACCAACAACGAGTCCGAATACGAGGCCTTGATTATTGGATTAACTACGGCCGTGGACATGAAGATCGTACATATAGAAGTAAACTGTGACTCTTTGCTCATTTTCAATCACATAAAGGGGGAATACGAAGCAAAAGATTGCAAGATGTTGGCCTATCTAGAAATTGTTAAAGAATTGCAAGGCAAATTTGACTCGTTCAGTATTCAACAAATACCCAGAGAACAGAACTCTCAGGCTGATGCCTTAGCAGGTCTGAGTGTTGTCCTCAAAAAGGAAAACGTGCTCACAGTCCTGGTAATTCACGTCCTAGAACCTGCCACAGTTAGAGCTAAGAAGGAAAGAGATGTCACAATAATGGCTATCGATAATTATGAAGAGCGTGAAAGTTGGACTCAGAAATATAAAGACTACATCACAAAGGGCGAATTACCAAAGGACAACAATGAGGAAAAATCGTTAAAGATAAAGGCTACGAGATTCACGATCATTGATGATATATTATTCAAAAAATCTATGACGGGATTAATTCAAAGGTGTCTTGAAGAATCAGAAGCCAACGATGTCCTACGGGATATACATGAAGGCGATTGTGGTAATCATTCGGGTGGAAGAAGCTTGTCATATAAAGTACTTCGTATGGGGTATTACAGGCCTACTCTGAAATAA